One genomic window of Lentisphaera araneosa HTCC2155 includes the following:
- a CDS encoding SulP family inorganic anion transporter translates to MTKKLFPFVNWFPMKSINLKDDLIAGITVALLLVPQSMAYAELAGLPVRYGLYAAIIPVALMALFGSMAQISGGPTAMTGIITASVLFPLVQDIPPEFRDARYIELAILLSLTVGICRLLMGVFKLSSLVNLISHPVIAGFTNAAAIVIALSQLPKLLGVTEVYIEQEFMGLIKSFAHFSDKIDQIHPLSAITGTLSLIGLVYLKKIYRKIPWPLVIVACSCFVFWKCDVVNESLIVGEIPSSFPALRFPQNSHGQWLDTLITLIPASIMITLIGFVETVSISKAISLKTRQPMNLDQELIGQGVGSIAGSFAQAYPVGSSFTRSALNLASGARTGMSNIFAVITVILVLLFLTPALYYLPKATLSAMIISSTFGLIDFEPIRVSWRVMRREGIVAIFTFVATLCFAPSIMDGFLWGAGISIAAYLYRTMKPRIDVFDWSEKCPLHLRTRSHHISALRFRCAIFFASVEAFEESIITCLAKNKNTRYMLIEAQSINRIDASGEWGLRNLVKDLKKNKVELVFAGLPPEACEMIQKTQLDELIGLNNFYPNSEAAINALHERINGNNLEYMI, encoded by the coding sequence ATGACTAAGAAGCTCTTCCCCTTTGTTAATTGGTTTCCCATGAAATCAATCAATCTTAAAGATGACCTCATTGCCGGCATCACGGTGGCTTTGCTCCTCGTCCCTCAATCAATGGCTTATGCGGAACTCGCAGGCTTACCCGTTCGCTACGGCTTATATGCGGCTATTATCCCTGTCGCGCTCATGGCTTTATTTGGTAGCATGGCACAAATCTCTGGAGGCCCGACAGCAATGACAGGGATTATTACCGCTTCTGTCTTATTCCCCTTAGTCCAAGATATCCCCCCTGAATTTCGCGATGCCCGCTACATAGAGCTCGCCATTTTATTATCCCTCACTGTAGGGATCTGTCGTTTGCTCATGGGGGTATTTAAATTATCGAGTTTAGTTAATTTAATTTCTCATCCAGTCATTGCGGGTTTCACCAATGCTGCGGCAATCGTTATAGCCCTTTCCCAATTGCCTAAATTGCTCGGCGTCACAGAAGTTTATATTGAGCAAGAATTCATGGGCCTCATCAAAAGCTTTGCTCACTTTTCCGATAAAATAGATCAAATCCATCCCCTCAGCGCTATTACTGGAACCCTTTCTTTAATTGGCCTCGTTTACCTCAAAAAAATCTACCGTAAAATCCCTTGGCCTCTAGTCATTGTCGCTTGTTCCTGCTTTGTCTTTTGGAAATGTGACGTGGTCAACGAAAGCCTCATTGTAGGTGAGATCCCCAGCTCATTCCCCGCTTTGCGCTTTCCGCAAAATAGCCATGGTCAATGGCTCGATACTCTCATCACACTTATCCCTGCCTCTATCATGATTACTCTTATTGGATTTGTTGAAACTGTCTCCATTTCCAAAGCTATCAGTCTCAAAACTCGTCAACCGATGAATCTCGACCAAGAACTCATTGGTCAAGGTGTGGGCTCCATTGCAGGTTCCTTTGCTCAAGCTTATCCCGTGGGTTCATCTTTCACTCGTTCAGCACTCAACCTTGCCAGTGGCGCTCGTACGGGAATGAGTAATATTTTTGCCGTCATCACCGTGATTCTTGTGCTGCTCTTTTTGACTCCTGCACTTTATTACTTACCCAAGGCCACCCTATCCGCGATGATTATCAGCTCAACTTTTGGCCTGATTGATTTTGAACCCATTCGCGTCTCCTGGCGGGTCATGCGCCGCGAGGGCATAGTCGCTATTTTTACTTTTGTGGCCACACTCTGTTTTGCTCCATCAATTATGGATGGATTTTTATGGGGAGCTGGAATCTCGATTGCCGCCTACCTCTACCGCACCATGAAACCGCGCATCGATGTCTTTGACTGGAGCGAAAAATGCCCCCTTCATTTACGTACGCGCTCACACCATATTTCTGCTCTACGCTTTCGCTGTGCCATCTTTTTTGCCAGTGTCGAAGCCTTCGAAGAATCGATTATTACTTGCTTAGCCAAGAATAAAAATACGCGCTACATGCTCATTGAAGCTCAGTCCATTAATCGAATTGATGCCTCTGGCGAATGGGGCCTAAGAAACTTAGTTAAAGACTTAAAAAAGAATAAAGTCGAATTAGTCTTTGCGGGTCTGCCGCCCGAAGCTTGCGAAATGATCCAGAAAACTCAGCTCGACGAACTCATCGGCCTCAACAACTTCTATCCTAATTCAGAAGCCGCCATCAACGCCCTCCACGAACGCATCAACGGCAACAACCTCGAGTATATGATTTAG
- a CDS encoding DUF1670 domain-containing protein: MSIQIANSQENQSRRLSLKTMNQQMSHLAVHGAGLSPWEAKELVRMIDEVYFSYSQKELKEGQLKYNCVSAKEGAGKALKDCEMISVTLSVFSDFDEEELPNRKNKQRQVVRRQRRLIRLSEEARDQGGLLSQEDLAKLLMCDTKTIRRDVKHLQEEGIVIPTRGQQKDIGPGVTHRELVIRHWVEGKEEVEVASATKHSMGAVESYLQKFKVAVYLRVGKSFTDHEIAVVAGISQRGVKTFLKIYDEFKNKDMFKHRLDEILLTGDEYYKEVGEKKDSLLSNLSNPVWSRA; this comes from the coding sequence ATGAGTATACAAATAGCGAACTCTCAAGAAAATCAAAGTCGTCGCCTGTCTTTAAAAACAATGAATCAGCAAATGAGTCACTTGGCGGTTCATGGAGCGGGCCTAAGTCCTTGGGAAGCCAAAGAACTGGTTCGCATGATAGATGAGGTCTATTTTTCCTACAGCCAAAAGGAACTGAAAGAAGGTCAACTCAAGTACAACTGCGTCTCGGCCAAGGAAGGTGCAGGTAAGGCACTCAAAGACTGTGAAATGATAAGCGTCACTCTAAGTGTATTCAGTGATTTTGACGAAGAAGAGTTGCCCAATAGAAAAAATAAACAACGGCAAGTTGTTCGCCGTCAGCGCAGATTAATACGTTTGAGCGAAGAGGCCCGCGATCAAGGAGGTCTATTAAGCCAGGAGGATTTGGCCAAGCTGTTGATGTGTGATACAAAAACGATCCGACGTGATGTCAAACACTTACAAGAGGAAGGTATTGTCATTCCGACGCGTGGCCAACAAAAAGATATTGGTCCTGGAGTTACACACCGTGAATTGGTCATTCGTCATTGGGTGGAAGGCAAAGAAGAAGTTGAAGTTGCGAGTGCTACAAAACATTCGATGGGCGCCGTTGAGAGTTACCTTCAAAAGTTTAAAGTTGCGGTTTACTTACGGGTAGGGAAGAGCTTCACTGACCATGAAATCGCGGTAGTTGCAGGAATCTCACAACGCGGCGTGAAGACATTCCTTAAGATTTACGACGAGTTTAAGAATAAAGATATGTTCAAACATCGTCTGGATGAAATCCTGCTTACAGGAGATGAATACTATAAGGAAGTTGGCGAAAAAAAAGACTCACTACTGTCGAATCTATCAAATCCCGTATGGAGCAGAGCATGA
- a CDS encoding DUF1670 domain-containing protein produces the protein MKTHISANEATYGPQQYKTFAGALTAFFSEECPQLGGMRTRQVLSSAIISMVNKYYPETSHLKPGQTPWVTTDKNATKSYGKKISQTPLVSIILDLVRAEDIQERKDGKKLRDMKKEAVARMLKQSYEQGGCMTSVELAILLKISPPTVGKYIKEWELEHNEVLPRRGSIHDMGPTLTHKKIIIEKLFIKKLSVQQVSRETYHSFQAIQRYISKFKQVLICYKKDMNINEIAKVVGNTPRLIKEYEAIILEYKDRGFVLEQIINTDAKVDSQYETIINDLNSQKN, from the coding sequence ATGAAGACGCATATTTCAGCGAATGAAGCAACTTACGGACCACAACAATATAAAACTTTTGCTGGAGCTTTAACAGCTTTTTTCTCTGAGGAGTGTCCGCAACTGGGAGGAATGAGGACTCGGCAAGTTTTGAGCTCAGCTATTATCTCTATGGTCAATAAATACTACCCTGAAACTTCTCATTTAAAACCGGGTCAGACGCCATGGGTGACCACTGATAAAAATGCGACTAAATCATACGGAAAAAAGATCAGTCAAACACCTTTAGTGAGTATTATCCTAGATTTAGTACGAGCAGAAGATATTCAAGAGCGCAAAGACGGTAAGAAGCTCAGAGACATGAAAAAGGAAGCTGTTGCAAGGATGCTTAAACAAAGTTATGAGCAAGGTGGCTGTATGACCTCGGTTGAATTAGCCATTCTTTTAAAGATCTCTCCACCAACTGTGGGTAAGTATATTAAAGAATGGGAACTGGAACACAATGAGGTTTTACCTAGAAGAGGTTCAATACATGATATGGGGCCAACTCTCACGCACAAAAAAATCATAATAGAAAAACTTTTCATAAAGAAACTCAGCGTTCAACAAGTAAGTCGTGAGACTTATCATTCATTCCAGGCTATCCAGCGTTATATCAGCAAATTTAAACAGGTTCTTATCTGTTACAAAAAGGATATGAATATCAATGAAATCGCCAAAGTTGTTGGAAACACGCCACGACTGATAAAAGAATACGAAGCCATTATTTTAGAGTACAAGGACCGCGGGTTTGTCTTAGAGCAAATCATCAATACGGACGCAAAGGTGGACTCACAATACGAAACCATCATCAATGACTTGAACTCTCAGAAAAACTAA
- a CDS encoding four helix bundle protein, whose amino-acid sequence MKFEDLEVWKTSVELSILVYKQTKTLTDYGFKDQITRSALSIPSNIAEGFDRESNKETLYFLSVAKASCAELRTQIIIGEKVPFLNNEFSEYAKNETLKITTMLKALIRSRRSFN is encoded by the coding sequence ATGAAATTTGAAGATTTGGAAGTATGGAAAACATCTGTTGAACTTAGCATTTTAGTTTATAAGCAAACTAAAACGCTCACAGATTACGGCTTTAAAGATCAAATAACACGTTCAGCTTTGTCTATACCGAGTAACATAGCGGAAGGCTTTGATCGTGAATCAAATAAAGAAACATTATATTTTTTATCTGTAGCTAAAGCATCATGCGCTGAGCTTCGCACACAAATTATTATTGGAGAAAAAGTTCCATTCTTAAACAATGAATTTTCTGAATACGCAAAAAACGAAACTCTCAAAATCACAACTATGCTCAAAGCTCTTATAAGATCCCGAAGATCTTTCAATTAA